The following proteins are co-located in the Massilia litorea genome:
- a CDS encoding tubulin-like doman-containing protein: MSNNHLIIGLGGTGGKIIRQIRKTIERNKDTQDAGRSQARFAYLYIDTSTDELDKKEEWKVLGKDVGLNRSEVLINTASNVRPVLDDPDSFPGLKSWIEPRSIFDFVKPGIAGAAQRRKLGRVVFAQNAPNFVKALEGRIAELEASPGKVGATIHVVCGLAGGTGSGSVVDAVAQIRHKCPDYDQYRILVYALLPEKNSKRVKDVAGFSNYYANGYAALAELNAMAVGKYHPTNLLDGEPLAHDTYFNGCYLVNNINEHNIQFEVESEVPKIVAEFIYQKTLNKEWEGLGRAEKGENDIKNFESDDDIGKARAKLFLSFGIKRVVVPEQEIKEYLAYGFAEQAARQLMFNNFRQGEGYADEAVEKDWGFEARKPETAQALLLTDAHLLLETGILVDDARNTTWKPAAEYWKQIVSRLAPEIKADTTLEQTTWVPALNTRLAKVFDDTYRTMGGVRKFYEVKGNARVEMARHIGRHIEKEFFGRWKAGSASLIQLRQLTDALIGVLDERLVGYTDRIAKMPAAEQAVQLRSRELNEQFNKVGFFGKHLTDKRSALFSDIATQYQEMYVLRTTLEGLKFGASLIPFVKEQLNSLRGRIDELHQNLAEATKRFGNERANRLQPNDAAYQKRVFDQDAIAGIMKAITVDEPAQAARTQRVRQAIIDLGGTDVGSFDQLQQSLSLGSIIGCLSQEAAQIVELAHAEIAANLPPVLRVNIVERLQKKYDANPDGLRDFVRELYDEAGSMLTFNKTEVDRAVANNAGGSRGRTQTVGVFVPECAHQAPFRAALAQVFEEQKDPVSDTKVAVGNLPNQIVIMKIASMMPVRFVESLAELKRHYDGLLKDHNESYLLHGTGDGLELPTLYARSSAELQAKAQARRAPMLTVARLLGMVKERQNHTTGLPEWAFIYEEDGLPSARVLAGRSWDDVLKSDLSSDIERAIERDVGARIDAEFRHVDRKNELLSAYQKLARDRFDAAGANDQDPGYQLLRSMNGSVRTIIGIAA, from the coding sequence ATGTCAAACAATCACCTCATCATCGGCCTGGGCGGCACCGGCGGCAAAATCATCCGCCAGATTCGCAAGACAATCGAACGCAACAAGGACACGCAGGACGCGGGCCGCTCCCAGGCCCGGTTTGCCTACCTCTACATCGACACCTCCACCGACGAGCTGGACAAGAAGGAAGAGTGGAAGGTGCTGGGCAAGGACGTCGGCCTGAACCGGAGCGAAGTGCTGATCAACACCGCCAGCAACGTGCGTCCGGTGCTCGACGATCCGGATTCGTTCCCCGGCCTGAAGAGCTGGATCGAACCGCGCAGCATCTTCGATTTCGTCAAGCCGGGCATTGCGGGTGCAGCGCAGCGCCGCAAGCTCGGGCGGGTGGTGTTCGCGCAGAACGCGCCGAACTTCGTCAAGGCGCTCGAAGGACGCATCGCCGAACTCGAAGCGAGTCCGGGCAAGGTCGGCGCGACCATCCACGTGGTATGCGGCCTTGCCGGCGGCACCGGCAGCGGTTCGGTGGTCGACGCGGTCGCGCAGATCCGCCATAAATGCCCGGATTACGACCAGTACCGCATCCTGGTATATGCGCTGCTGCCGGAAAAGAATTCGAAGCGCGTCAAGGACGTCGCCGGCTTCTCGAACTATTACGCCAACGGTTACGCCGCGCTGGCCGAGTTGAATGCGATGGCGGTCGGTAAATATCACCCGACCAACCTGCTCGACGGCGAGCCGCTCGCGCACGACACCTATTTCAACGGCTGCTACCTCGTCAACAATATCAACGAGCACAATATCCAGTTCGAAGTCGAATCGGAAGTGCCGAAAATCGTTGCCGAGTTCATCTACCAGAAGACCCTGAACAAGGAGTGGGAAGGGCTGGGCCGCGCCGAGAAGGGCGAAAACGACATCAAGAATTTCGAGAGCGACGACGACATCGGCAAGGCGCGCGCCAAGCTGTTCCTGTCGTTCGGCATCAAGCGCGTCGTGGTGCCGGAGCAGGAAATCAAGGAATACCTGGCCTACGGGTTCGCCGAACAGGCGGCGCGCCAGCTGATGTTCAATAACTTCCGCCAGGGCGAAGGCTATGCCGACGAGGCGGTCGAAAAGGACTGGGGCTTCGAGGCACGCAAGCCCGAGACGGCCCAGGCCCTGTTGCTGACCGATGCGCACCTGCTGCTGGAAACGGGCATCCTCGTCGACGATGCGCGCAACACGACGTGGAAACCGGCCGCCGAATACTGGAAACAGATCGTCAGCCGCCTCGCGCCCGAGATCAAGGCCGACACCACGCTCGAACAGACGACCTGGGTGCCGGCGCTCAATACCCGCCTGGCGAAGGTGTTCGACGACACCTACCGGACCATGGGCGGGGTGCGCAAGTTCTACGAGGTGAAGGGCAATGCCCGGGTCGAGATGGCGCGCCATATCGGCCGCCATATCGAGAAGGAGTTCTTCGGCCGCTGGAAGGCCGGCAGCGCTTCCCTGATCCAGCTGCGCCAGCTGACCGACGCCCTCATCGGCGTGCTCGACGAACGCCTGGTCGGCTACACCGACCGGATCGCCAAGATGCCGGCCGCCGAGCAGGCGGTACAGTTGCGCAGCCGCGAGTTGAACGAACAGTTCAACAAGGTCGGCTTCTTCGGCAAGCACCTCACCGACAAGCGCAGCGCGCTGTTCTCGGATATCGCGACCCAGTACCAGGAAATGTATGTCCTGCGCACGACGCTCGAAGGCCTGAAATTCGGCGCCAGCCTGATCCCGTTCGTCAAGGAGCAGCTCAACAGCTTGCGCGGCCGCATCGACGAACTGCACCAGAACCTGGCCGAGGCGACCAAGCGCTTCGGCAACGAGCGCGCCAACCGCCTGCAGCCGAACGACGCCGCTTACCAGAAGCGCGTGTTCGACCAGGACGCGATCGCCGGCATCATGAAGGCGATCACGGTCGACGAACCGGCCCAGGCCGCGCGTACCCAGCGCGTGCGCCAGGCGATCATCGACCTTGGCGGTACCGATGTCGGCTCCTTCGACCAGCTCCAGCAAAGCCTGAGCCTGGGCAGCATCATCGGCTGCCTGTCGCAGGAAGCGGCCCAGATTGTCGAGCTGGCGCATGCGGAAATCGCAGCCAACCTGCCGCCTGTGCTGCGCGTTAACATCGTCGAGCGCCTGCAGAAGAAGTACGACGCCAATCCCGACGGCCTGCGCGATTTCGTGCGCGAGCTGTACGACGAGGCCGGCAGCATGCTGACCTTTAACAAGACCGAAGTCGACCGTGCCGTGGCGAACAACGCCGGCGGCTCGCGTGGACGTACCCAGACCGTCGGCGTGTTCGTGCCGGAGTGCGCCCACCAGGCGCCGTTCCGCGCGGCGCTGGCCCAGGTATTCGAGGAGCAGAAGGACCCGGTCTCGGACACCAAAGTCGCTGTCGGCAACCTGCCCAACCAGATCGTGATCATGAAGATCGCTTCGATGATGCCGGTACGCTTCGTCGAATCGCTGGCCGAGCTGAAACGTCATTACGACGGCCTGCTGAAGGATCACAACGAATCCTATCTGCTGCACGGCACCGGCGATGGCCTCGAGCTGCCTACCCTGTATGCGCGCTCGTCGGCCGAACTGCAGGCCAAGGCGCAGGCGCGCCGCGCGCCGATGCTGACGGTGGCACGCCTGCTCGGCATGGTCAAGGAACGCCAGAACCACACGACCGGCCTGCCGGAATGGGCATTCATCTACGAGGAAGACGGTTTGCCGAGCGCGCGCGTGCTGGCCGGCCGCAGCTGGGACGATGTGCTCAAGAGCGACCTGTCATCCGACATCGAGCGCGCCATCGAACGCGATGTCGGCGCACGTATCGACGCCGAATTCCGGCACGTGGACCGGAAGAACGAACTGCTGTCGGCCTACCAGAAACTGGCGCGCGACCGCTTCGACGCCGCCGGGGCAAACGACCAGGACCCGGGCTACCAGCTCTTGCGCAGCATGAACGGTTCGGTGCGCACCATCATCGGCATTGCCGCCTGA
- a CDS encoding TPR end-of-group domain-containing protein: MAKYKCPTLGDCERANTGEVFERAPGEDLKCPGCTTLLEPQLSSEAAPKRPVALVAGVAAAIVLLGAGGAYAYLKRGPAEPVVAQAAADAAVPAPQQQAQGGIAPSDSETAALRREGEARLVDGKAAEAESAGSKAAANEMLKVAIAKMAQGKLDDAEKEFEAARARAPQQPLVYYNLAVLRLKQQRTDDALKQFEAAFMAGFEHFKEMDSDPDLDALRADPRFTELVKKYRPSA, from the coding sequence ATGGCAAAGTATAAATGCCCGACCCTGGGCGACTGCGAGCGCGCAAATACCGGTGAAGTGTTCGAGCGGGCACCCGGAGAAGACTTGAAGTGCCCGGGCTGCACGACCTTGCTCGAGCCCCAGCTGTCTTCCGAGGCCGCGCCGAAGCGCCCGGTCGCCCTGGTCGCAGGCGTCGCCGCGGCGATCGTTCTGCTGGGGGCAGGTGGCGCCTATGCCTACCTGAAGCGCGGGCCGGCCGAACCGGTTGTCGCACAGGCCGCGGCCGACGCTGCGGTACCGGCACCCCAGCAGCAGGCGCAGGGCGGAATCGCGCCGTCCGACAGCGAGACCGCCGCGCTGCGCCGCGAGGGCGAAGCGCGCCTGGTCGACGGCAAGGCCGCGGAGGCGGAGTCCGCGGGCAGCAAGGCCGCCGCCAACGAGATGCTGAAGGTCGCCATTGCCAAGATGGCCCAGGGCAAACTCGACGATGCCGAGAAAGAGTTCGAAGCGGCACGCGCACGCGCGCCGCAGCAGCCGCTGGTCTATTACAACCTGGCGGTACTGCGCCTGAAGCAGCAACGCACCGACGACGCGCTGAAGCAGTTCGAGGCGGCTTTCATGGCGGGCTTCGAGCATTTCAAGGAAATGGACAGCGACCCGGATCTCGATGCGTTGCGCGCCGACCCCCGCTTCACCGAACTGGTCAAGAAATACCGTCCGAGCGCCTGA
- a CDS encoding TPR end-of-group domain-containing protein codes for MARWQRAAGAALAMALALAVQGCAREDGSRILGHWRAERFAVMSLKLPVGPELHITRDRLASADNALALPISAITQDDDEVTLETAGAIGLSFHFVEPDRMYVELPFVGKIYYRRVADTPPEAVAQGSAPAAQASVPAPAAPAAPVRPVAETAPAAPAAAPGEQYYHQALASAREGDDDGALRHLHRAFGAGFSGAGRVAASPEFAHLRTDVRFQVLLSRYDGE; via the coding sequence ATGGCGCGCTGGCAACGAGCGGCGGGCGCCGCACTGGCAATGGCACTGGCCCTGGCGGTGCAGGGCTGCGCACGGGAAGACGGCAGCCGCATTCTCGGCCACTGGCGCGCCGAGCGGTTTGCGGTCATGTCGCTGAAACTGCCGGTCGGACCGGAACTGCACATTACGCGCGACCGGCTGGCCAGCGCTGACAACGCGCTGGCACTGCCGATCTCCGCCATCACGCAGGACGATGACGAGGTGACGCTCGAAACGGCGGGCGCCATCGGATTGAGCTTTCATTTCGTGGAGCCGGACCGGATGTATGTGGAGCTGCCTTTCGTGGGCAAGATCTACTATCGCCGCGTGGCCGATACGCCGCCGGAAGCGGTCGCGCAAGGTTCTGCGCCTGCGGCGCAGGCAAGCGTGCCTGCACCCGCGGCGCCGGCCGCGCCAGTCCGGCCGGTAGCCGAGACCGCACCGGCGGCGCCGGCCGCGGCACCCGGCGAGCAGTACTACCACCAGGCGCTCGCATCCGCCCGCGAGGGCGATGACGACGGCGCGCTGCGGCACCTGCATCGCGCGTTCGGCGCTGGTTTTAGTGGTGCCGGGCGCGTTGCAGCGAGCCCGGAATTCGCACACCTGCGCACCGATGTCCGGTTCCAGGTGCTGCTGTCGCGCTACGACGGGGAGTAA
- a CDS encoding IgA Peptidase M64 has product MFRFFPRLLAAASLVAAGLAQAAQPATVRVDYTHSGNALSDSYALEQVLVEPLPWPGDTTRNLDNTNRGQNRVEVADAKTGDLLYSRDFSTIFGEWRTTDEATKISRGFSESVRFPKPDRPVRVRILKRDERNAFSVAWSVEIDTDAPDVVRKQPAAPATPIPIRVSGPSPQKVDLLVLGDGYTQADMKKFETDARRLAAHLFTVSPFKERADDFNVWALAVLTLESGVSRPSTGVHHASKLGTRYDIFGSERYVLTLDNRALREIAQYAPYEFIEILVNNETYGGGGIFGQFSTAAASNEWADYLFVHEFGHHFAGLADEYYTSPVAYAASSTRMEPWEPNATALRDPANLKWAKHVKAGTPLPTPWPKAEYEEYSRAYQKRRAALRAANRPESEMNALFREDLARTKALFAKQPYRQMIGAFEGANYEVKGYYRPAMQCIMFDRSEAFCPVCQDGITDIIDLYAGVKQR; this is encoded by the coding sequence ATGTTTCGATTCTTTCCGCGCCTGCTTGCCGCCGCTTCCTTGGTGGCGGCCGGACTGGCCCAGGCGGCGCAACCGGCCACCGTGCGCGTCGACTATACCCACAGCGGCAACGCCCTGTCCGACAGCTACGCCCTGGAGCAGGTCCTGGTCGAGCCGCTGCCCTGGCCAGGCGACACTACGAGAAACCTGGACAACACGAACCGCGGCCAGAACCGGGTCGAGGTGGCCGATGCGAAGACGGGAGATTTACTGTATTCGCGCGACTTCTCCACGATTTTCGGCGAGTGGCGCACGACGGACGAGGCCACTAAAATCAGCCGCGGCTTCAGCGAATCGGTGCGCTTTCCGAAGCCCGATCGCCCGGTGCGCGTGCGCATCCTGAAGCGCGACGAGCGCAATGCCTTTTCGGTTGCCTGGAGCGTGGAGATCGATACCGATGCGCCCGACGTGGTGAGAAAACAGCCGGCGGCACCGGCGACGCCGATCCCGATCCGCGTGAGCGGCCCGTCGCCGCAGAAGGTGGACCTGCTGGTGCTGGGCGATGGCTACACGCAGGCGGACATGAAGAAGTTCGAGACCGATGCGCGGCGCCTGGCCGCGCACCTGTTCACAGTCTCGCCTTTCAAGGAGCGCGCGGACGATTTCAATGTCTGGGCGCTGGCCGTGCTGACCCTCGAATCGGGCGTGTCGCGCCCCTCGACGGGCGTGCACCACGCCTCGAAGCTCGGTACGCGCTACGACATTTTTGGAAGCGAGCGCTATGTGCTCACCCTGGACAACCGCGCGCTGCGCGAGATCGCCCAATACGCGCCCTACGAATTCATCGAGATCCTGGTGAACAACGAGACCTATGGCGGCGGCGGCATCTTCGGGCAGTTCAGTACCGCGGCAGCTTCCAACGAGTGGGCCGATTACCTGTTCGTGCACGAATTCGGCCACCACTTCGCCGGCCTGGCCGACGAGTACTACACCTCGCCGGTCGCCTATGCGGCCAGCAGCACGCGCATGGAACCGTGGGAACCGAATGCGACGGCATTGCGCGACCCGGCCAATTTGAAATGGGCGAAACATGTAAAGGCGGGCACGCCGCTGCCGACGCCGTGGCCGAAAGCCGAGTACGAGGAATACTCGCGCGCCTACCAGAAGCGGCGCGCCGCGCTGCGCGCCGCGAACCGGCCGGAGAGCGAGATGAATGCGCTGTTCAGGGAGGACCTGGCGCGTACCAAAGCCTTGTTCGCGAAGCAGCCCTACCGGCAGATGATCGGTGCCTTCGAGGGCGCGAACTACGAGGTCAAGGGATATTATCGGCCGGCGATGCAGTGCATCATGTTCGACCGCAGCGAAGCCTTCTGCCCGGTGTGCCAGGACGGGATCACGGACATCATCGACCTGTATGCGGGGGTGAAACAGCGCTGA
- the parC gene encoding DNA topoisomerase IV subunit A, giving the protein MTTQANLFEQAAEPADDIETLTLSTFAERAYLDYAVSVVKGRALPDVADGQKPVQRRILYAMNELGLGPTAKPRKSAAVVGDVLGKLHPHGDQSVYDALVRMAQDFSLRYPLIDGQGNFGSRDGDGAAAMRYTEARLTPISRLLLDEIDMGTVDFQPNYDGSTNEPRTLPARLPMVLLNGASGIAVGMATEIPSHNLREVADATVAMIRNPKISNAELMTMMPGPDFPGGGQIITPASQIADMYASGRGSLKVRARWKIEELARGQWQAVVTELPPGTSAARVQQEIEEITNPKVKLGKKTLTPEQIALKQTVLNSLDTMRDESGREAAVRLVFEPKSKNQDQNEFMLLLLAHTSLETSSPINLVMIGGDGRPRQKGLNEIIQEWIDYRFTTVRRRTEHRLGKVNDRIHILEGREIVLLNIDKVIAIIRNSDEPKAALMDEFRLSDRQAEDILEIRLRQLARLEAIKIEQELAQLRGEKEKLEDILANPSTMKRTIIREIEADAKTFGDARRTLIEEAQKAVAEQKIIDEPVTVIISEKGWVRARTGIGHDPAQFTFKAGDSLYGAFECRTVDSLVGIGDNGKTYSVPVAALPGARGDGVPITTLVDLSGGVRILHYFAGTADTRLLLATSNGFGFMSKAGDMVSRLKGGKSFITLDDGAVPLPPRVVPDSAGAIACLSGNGRVLVFGIDEMKVLTNGGRGVTLMELDPKEQLLAAQPISQKGVNVIGTWAGSKPRTVELFASGLEPHFGKRARKGKPLSQKLKATDLAMRSTGE; this is encoded by the coding sequence ATGACTACCCAAGCAAACCTCTTCGAACAAGCCGCCGAGCCGGCCGACGACATCGAAACGCTGACCCTGTCGACCTTCGCCGAACGCGCCTACCTCGACTACGCGGTCTCGGTCGTGAAAGGCCGCGCCCTGCCCGACGTGGCCGACGGCCAGAAGCCGGTCCAGCGCCGCATCCTGTACGCGATGAATGAACTCGGCCTCGGCCCGACCGCAAAGCCGCGCAAGTCCGCGGCCGTGGTCGGCGACGTGCTCGGTAAACTGCACCCGCACGGCGACCAGTCGGTCTACGATGCCCTGGTCCGCATGGCCCAGGACTTCTCGCTGCGCTACCCGCTGATCGACGGCCAGGGCAACTTCGGCTCGCGCGACGGCGACGGCGCGGCAGCGATGCGCTATACCGAAGCCCGCCTGACCCCGATCTCGCGCCTGCTGCTCGATGAAATCGACATGGGCACGGTCGACTTCCAGCCGAACTACGACGGTTCCACCAACGAGCCGCGCACCCTGCCGGCGCGCCTGCCGATGGTCTTGCTCAACGGCGCCTCCGGCATCGCGGTCGGCATGGCCACCGAGATCCCGTCGCACAACCTGCGCGAAGTGGCCGACGCCACTGTCGCCATGATCCGCAACCCGAAGATCTCGAATGCGGAACTGATGACGATGATGCCCGGCCCGGACTTCCCGGGCGGCGGCCAGATCATCACCCCGGCCTCGCAGATCGCCGACATGTACGCCAGCGGCCGCGGCTCGCTGAAGGTGCGCGCGCGCTGGAAGATCGAAGAACTGGCGCGCGGCCAGTGGCAAGCCGTGGTGACGGAACTCCCGCCGGGCACCTCGGCCGCCCGGGTCCAGCAGGAGATCGAAGAGATCACCAACCCGAAGGTCAAGCTGGGCAAGAAGACGCTCACGCCGGAACAGATCGCCCTGAAGCAGACGGTCCTGAATTCGCTCGACACGATGCGCGACGAGTCCGGCCGCGAAGCCGCCGTGCGCCTCGTGTTCGAGCCGAAGTCGAAGAACCAGGACCAGAACGAATTCATGCTGCTGCTGCTGGCGCATACCTCGCTCGAGACCTCCAGCCCGATCAACCTGGTGATGATCGGCGGCGACGGCCGTCCGCGCCAGAAGGGCCTGAACGAGATCATCCAGGAATGGATCGATTATCGATTCACGACAGTCCGGCGCCGTACCGAGCACCGGCTGGGCAAGGTCAACGACCGCATCCACATCCTGGAAGGCCGCGAGATCGTCCTGCTCAACATCGACAAGGTGATCGCCATCATCCGCAACTCGGACGAGCCGAAGGCGGCCCTGATGGACGAGTTCCGTCTGTCTGACCGCCAGGCCGAGGACATCCTCGAGATCCGCCTGCGCCAACTGGCACGCCTGGAGGCGATCAAGATCGAGCAGGAGCTGGCGCAGCTGCGCGGCGAGAAGGAGAAGCTGGAAGACATCCTGGCCAATCCGTCGACCATGAAGCGCACCATCATTCGCGAGATCGAAGCCGACGCCAAGACCTTCGGCGACGCACGGCGTACCCTGATCGAGGAAGCGCAGAAGGCGGTCGCCGAGCAGAAGATCATCGACGAACCCGTCACCGTGATCATCTCCGAGAAGGGCTGGGTGCGCGCACGCACCGGCATCGGCCACGACCCGGCGCAGTTCACGTTCAAAGCGGGCGACTCGCTGTACGGCGCTTTCGAGTGCCGCACGGTCGATTCGCTGGTCGGCATCGGCGACAACGGCAAGACCTATTCGGTGCCGGTGGCCGCCCTGCCGGGCGCGCGCGGCGACGGCGTGCCGATCACGACCCTGGTCGACCTGTCGGGCGGCGTGCGCATCCTGCATTATTTCGCGGGAACGGCCGACACGCGACTGCTGCTGGCGACGTCCAACGGCTTCGGCTTCATGTCGAAGGCGGGCGACATGGTCAGCCGCCTGAAGGGTGGCAAATCCTTCATCACGCTCGATGACGGCGCCGTACCGCTGCCGCCGCGCGTGGTGCCCGATTCCGCCGGCGCGATCGCCTGCCTGTCCGGCAATGGCCGCGTGCTGGTGTTCGGCATCGACGAAATGAAGGTGCTGACCAACGGCGGGCGCGGCGTGACGCTGATGGAGCTCGATCCGAAGGAACAGCTGCTGGCGGCGCAACCGATCAGCCAGAAGGGCGTGAACGTGATCGGCACCTGGGCCGGTTCGAAGCCGCGTACCGTGGAGCTGTTCGCGTCGGGGCTGGAGCCGCATTTCGGCAAGCGCGCAAGGAAGGGCAAGCCCTTGTCGCAGAAGTTGAAGGCGACGGATCTGGCGATGCGTTCGACGGGCGAGTAA